In Helianthus annuus cultivar XRQ/B chromosome 3, HanXRQr2.0-SUNRISE, whole genome shotgun sequence, a single window of DNA contains:
- the LOC110931741 gene encoding leucine-rich repeat extensin-like protein 2, producing MEQVHSILTLCFILVFIVDGVTPSPTQDASLLCISECGTCPVICSPPPSMVSKPPPSTESKPTPPPKAVDSEPPPYLTPIYHQTPPQSYYPPSSQSTPPPHPRAKSCPPPSYISLGTNAPPSPPPPKLVVVPTTQIPPSDSSNPGYPYYYFYASKGVAFSRGVSGFVILFTCFYFIDFTKHLIATAIEPPPHTAAQPNRIGRLAIHQKG from the exons ATGGAACAAGTTCATAGCATTCTTACATTGTGTTTCATATTGGTCTTCATAGTTGATGGAGTCACACCATCACCCACACAAGATGCAAGTTTACTTTGCATTAGTGAGTGTGGCACCTGCCCTGTAATATGTTCTCCACCACCATCCATGGTGTCGAAGCCGCCACCATCCACCGAATCAAAGCCGACACCGCCTCCAAAGGCCGTTGACTCTGAGCCACCACCGTATCTAACTCCTATATACCATCAAACACCACCACAATCTTACTATCCACCATCATCACAATCCACACCACCGCCACACCCACGGGCTAAGTCATGCCCACCACCATCTTACATCTCATTGGGCACCAACGCGCCACCATCGCCTCCTCCACCCAAACTGGTGGTTGTCCCTACTACTCAGATTCCGCCTAGTGACTCCTCTAACCCCGGCTACCCGTATTACTACTTCTACGCTTCAAAGGGTGTTGCTTTTTCTCGAGGGGTTTCTGGATTTGTTATTTTGTTCACATGTTTCTATTTCATCG ACTTTACAAAACATCTAATCGCCACCGCCATAGAACCACCACCACATACCGCCGCCCAACCTAACCGCATCGGACGACTGGCCATCCACCAGAAAGGCTAA